From Triticum urartu cultivar G1812 chromosome 2, Tu2.1, whole genome shotgun sequence, a single genomic window includes:
- the LOC125538539 gene encoding putative B3 domain-containing protein Os04g0676650: MGILSVACGSNSGNNNGYHQSSRLCSATAWPNNFMPPPPSSYSVYPHGIQQQQQQQQGHQQAITYNANNNHQQGNSGFVSNFSVDPPLLPAQCFQPISPVPNNHSPPQLFEESRYAKRAKRRTQKRKNSEDPPEVGSENSGGLDHTMMLDGNHNFSNLGRQIFTTRFNCKDYHMVVWKELTNSDVGNIGRIVLPKRDAEANLPALLERDGLILKMEDMRLPVTWNFKFRYWPNNKSRMYVLESTGEFSKHHNLATQDTFIIYKSLESGKFIVRGEKVTGQCATLICPECKEQGRINNRQCGFTRNLHARKRRSMPAVFTSAPSQ; this comes from the exons ATGGGC ATCCTGTCTGTCGCGTGCGGTAGCAACAGTGGCAACAACAATGGCTACCATCAGAGCTCCAGGCTCTGCTCCGCCACTGCATGGCCCAACAACttcatgccgccgccgccgagctctTACAGTGTTTACCCTCATGgcatacagcagcagcagcagcagcagcagggtCACCAACAAGCCATCACCTACAACGCCAACAATAATCATCAGCAAGGTAATTCAG GCTTTGTATCCAACTTCAGTGTGGATCCACCATTACTACCCGCTCAATGCTTTCAACCAATATCTCCGGTGCCAAACAATCACTCTCCTCCACAATTATTCGAGGAGTCCAGATACGCCAAAAGGGCCAAGAGGCGCACCCAGAAGAGGAAGAATTCAGAG GACCCGCCTGAGGTGGGAAGTGAAAACAGTGGTGGACTAGATCACACCATGATGCTAGATGGGAATCACAACTTCAGTAACCTGGGCCGGCAAATTTTCACTACT AGGTTCAACTGTAAAGACTACCATATGGTTGTGTGGAAGGAGTTGACCAACAGTGATGTTGGAAATATTGGAAGAATTGTACTGCCAAAG AGGGATGCCGAGGCTAACCTTCCAGCTTTGCTTGAAAGGGATGGCCTGATACTCAAGATGGAGGACATGAGGCTTCCTGTTACATGGAACTTTAAGTTCAG GTACTGGCCTAACAACAAGAGCAGAATGTATGTCTTGGAAAGTACTG GAGAATTTTCAAAGCACCATAATCTAGCGACACAAGACACCTTCATCATCTACAAAAGCCTCGAGTCCGGCAAATTT ATTGTCCGTGGGGAGAAGGTGACTGGGCAGTGCGCTACCTTAATCTGTCCGGAATGCAAGGAGCAAGGCCGCATCAACAACAGACAATGCGGGTTCACCAGAAACCTGCACGCCAGGAAAAGAAGATCGATGCCTGCCGTCTTCACCTCAGCACCATCACAATGA
- the LOC125540465 gene encoding transcription factor SRM1-like, protein MAAEEASSSGGAGGEEGSGGWTREQEKAFENALATVDEEEGEAMWDKIADAVEGKTPEEVRRHYELLVEDVDGIEAGRVPLLVYAGDGEEGGSGGGAGGSGGGGGGGGKKSGGGGGGHGEKGSSKSAEQERRKGIAWTEDEHRLFLLGLEKYGKGDWRSISRNFVISRTPTQVASHAQKYFIRLNSMNRERRRSSIHDITSVNGEASAAQGPITGTNGQAAVPGKSPKQSPHQPGNLPPGVDAFGTTIGQPVGGPLVSAVGTPVTLPVAAPPHMGYAMHAPVPGTVVPRAPMYPMPPPPSR, encoded by the exons ATGGCGGCGGAGGAGGCGagcagcagcggcggcgcgggcggcgaggaGGGGTCCGGCGGGTGGACGCGGGAGCAGGAGAAGGCGTTCGAGAACGCGCTGGCCACGGTGGatgaggaggagggggaggccaTGTGGGACAAGATAGCCGACGCCGTCGAGGGCAAGACGCCCGAGGAGGTCCGGCGGCACTACGAGCTGCTCGTGGAGGACGTGGACGGCATCGAGGCCGGCCGCGTGCCGCTGCTCGTCTACGCCGGCGACGGCGAGGAGgggggctccggcggcggggctgggggcagcggcgggggcgggggcgggggcgggaaGAAGAGCGGCGGAGGAGGGGGCGGCCACGGGGAGAAGGGCTCGTCCAAGTCCGCCGAGCAGGAGCGCCGCAAGGGGATCGCCTGGACCGAGGACGAGCACAG GTTGTTCCTTCTTGGACTTGAAAAGTATGGCAAAGGTGACTGGAGGagcatctcaaggaacttcgtCATCTCAAGGACGCCCACTCAGGTCGCCAGTCATGCGCAGAAGTACTTCATCCGCCTCAACTCGATGAACAGGGAGAGGCGGCGATCAAGCATACACGACATCACCAGCGTGAACGGAGAGGCATCAGCCGCTCAGGGCCCAATCACAGGCACAAATGGGCAGGCCGCAGTCCCCGGCAAGTCCCCCAAGCAATCTCCGCACCAGCCAGGGAACCTGCCCCCAGGCGTGGACGCCTTCGGCACCACGATCGGGCAGCCGGTTGGTGGCCCCCTCGTGTCCGCCGTCGGCACCCCGGTCACGCTCCCTGTCGCCGCTCCGCCTCACATGGGGTACGCCATGCACGCCCCGGTCCCAGGGACCGTGGTGCCCCGCGCTCCGATGTACCCGATGCCGCCCCCGCCGTCCCGGTGA
- the LOC125540466 gene encoding transcription factor MYBS1-like: MSAMVTEGGFGFGSGGWMWEQDMVFENALLLVDLQEGEAVWNNMAGVVEVKKGSGSGSGPGGWTWEQNKAFENALALVDLGEGEAVWNKIADAAGGKTAEEIKRHYELLVADVDAIEAGRVPLPVYTDGGSPEEGGSGGKKGCGRVGGGRGGHGQKVSSKSVKREMHVTFLTDSMTLTTLVCHMLPCA; the protein is encoded by the coding sequence ATGTCGGCCATGGTGACCGAGGGGGGGTTCGGGTTCGGGTCAGGAGGGTGGATGTGGGAGCAGGACATGGTGTTTGAGAATGCACTGCTGTTGGTGGATCTGCAGGAGGGGGAGGCCGTGTGGAACAACATGGCCGGCGTCGTTGAGGTGAAGAAGGGGTCCGGATCCGGGTCCGGGCCCGGAGGGTGGACGTGGGAGCAGAACAAGGCGTTTGAGAATGCGCTGGCGTTGGTGGATCTCGGGGAGGGTGAGGCAGTGTGGAACAAGATAGCCGATGCTGCTGGGGGGAAGACAGCCGAGGAGATCAAGCGGCACTATGAGCTGTTGGTGGCGGATGTGGACGCCATCGAGGCGGGCCGGGTGCCGCTGCCTGTGTACACTGACGGCGGGAGTCCTGAGGAGGGAGGCTCCGGCGGGAAGAAGGGCTGCGGCAGGgtaggaggaggacggggagggcATGGGCAGAAGGTGTCATCCAAGTCTGTCAAGCGGGAGATGCATGTTACCTTCTTGACAGACTCAATGACACTTACAACTTTAGTTTGTCACATGTTACCTTGTGCATGA